Proteins co-encoded in one Kribbella solani genomic window:
- a CDS encoding non-ribosomal peptide synthetase, whose product MSESLAQRVGNLSTEQQTALRQRLEQLHRPAPFHELFRERAERYPDRVAVAYGGHQLTYGALDEWSNRLAHNLQARGVGRESLVGLCISRSLEMVIGLLAILKAGAAYVPLDPAYPRERLEYMVTDSATSIVLAQRGTVDVLPVNEATVLTIEELWEQLSQLPTEPPAPDSSTDDLAYVIYTSGSTGRPKGVAVTHRGFRALTQWQQRNYGLETPQRVLQGTSLNFDISVWELAMALLSGGTLVLPPPDLPMMGPALAELLLEEYVENVSLTPSALSTLPEDSLPSVRCLTVGGEPCPLDLVRAWANGRIFVNGYGPTETTVGVCLAQYTSDLARVHIGRPLTGTKLYILDDSHQPLPEGVAGELYVGGAGVARGYLGRPDLTADRFVADPFGGDGGRLYRTGDLARMLPDGNLELLGRVDDQVKIRGFRVELGEIEATLALHPEVRQVAVLLHEQKRLIAYLKPRDTLDVDELRSFLSDRLPEYMIPAGFVALDSLPVTTNGKIDRKALTAVPIDPAAAGRDHVAPRTPVEQHLAEIWQSVLGLDQPVGVQDSFFALGGDSILSLQVVFRAKQLGLHFTVKQFFQHPTIAELAPVVQERAATTLDADQGIVTGPVDLTPIQRWFLSRQLTNRNHFNQSVLIDVPADVDWPRVLRRLLEQHDVLRTRFHQDGETWRAEITGVPTELPFQVHELDELTDVVGQVQASLDIAEAPLVRAVLFSDSKLLLVIHHLVVDVVSWRILLEDLRTLISNEPLPPKTTSWQHWAARLTQDVPADERDYWAEQTQPVRPLPLDGPTDRNTVDRSRVVDTVLTVAETNALLHAVPARFNTQINDVLLTAVAAAVGAWTQDGNVRIDLEGHGREELFEEVDVTRTVGWFTTVSPVRLPVPTGLGDGLKQVKESLRQRPRNGIGYGLLADGTELPAEISFNYLGQVDQSFGSVGPDEDGRNERPYLIDIVGHLHAGRLRLRWVYNHDAHRRQTIRRVADQARDVLRQLGEEAARPEVNGYSPADLPLSGMNQDALDTLIGELQEHPAWTSAPRPLEDCYPQTPIQQGLWFHSRYAQGEGIYHVQLIVRIDHDLEVATFQQAWAYVMRRHPILRTSFRETDQLVWNTLDVPLRTQDWRSGNADELLQQYLGHDRERGFVPPDAPQWRMLLARTADSSYQLVFSAHHAILDGWSIGLVLNDAAEYYDALAAGSHLTNLPVLPYREYVAWLEQQDLHQAESYWRETLQGLEPPTPLGSRITDGPDQLAPQLRTDFFLTESESTRLRDFAQAHGLTLNVVLQGAWALLLSRYARTDDVVFGTVSAGRPGDLDGVDRMAGLFINTLPLRVQVPPGTSVVEWLGQLQEQTVQLRQYDYSPLGQVQQWSELPPGTPLFDTLFVFENYPEDTRRTGGLRLEATSSREQTHYPLNVVITADARIGVNVFFDPQRFDDPSIESLFEHLRHICLDLAATPDKPLGQVAMVTDHERSLAVEVWSSESTSEDGPTYLHELFREQVRVTPDSVAVVYHDEQLSYVELNSRANQLAHWLRDHGVGPETLVGLCLERSLESVIGLLAVLKAGGAYVPIDPRYPLERMSYVVRDAGLVLLLTQSHLLPKVPAADLPTLCLDTDWASVASDRTESPVSGLTPENLAYLIYTSGSTGKPKGVMVAHECLQHVAPWIDRNACFSRRQNVLQVASLSFDFSVWEILLPLMTGGTLVIPPEGLRMIGDDLHGVLTERAIESLNFTPGALATLPTEPPLPHLRTLVVGGEAYPADLIRTWAPGRDFFNVYGPTETTIFATGTHTDENLDVIHIGRPITNARVYVLDSTLQPVPPGVPGELYIGGAGLTRGYLNRAGLTAETFVADPFGPEPGGRLYKSGDLVRYLPDGNVEFVGRTDNQVKIRGFRMELGEIDAVLDQHPLVHSCVTLAQPDGSSRRLVAYVAAHEQPADLTDLLKAHLREQLPAYMVPSTFVLLDRLPLNSNGKVNRKELPLPGDNPASRTGATPPRSATEAQLAGIWAEVLEQGSLGVFDDFFSLGGHSLLATKVVARVQQTFAVQLPVRVIFEQPTIAQVAAEVDQLVRLDQAGGAVPLVPVPRDGRIPATFDQRRVWYLERLHPDSPLYTVGWLLHRTSAVDPDRLRRALGELIQRHETLRTTFEEADGRLWQTIADTGPVVLSVADLPRYDEQSVQALTHELWTEPFDLSTGPLFRVLLIQLPGDEAVLAFSAHHAIVDGYSVGTLNAELFALYNSETLDPLPIQYADYAVWQEQCLQEERVRPHLEYWKEQLADAPALISLPTDHPRPAVQTYEGANLTCLLSAELTDRLDALSRDTRTTHFVTILGAFAVLLSRYSGQDQVVIGIPIANRGRVETEPLIGFLVNTVALRVDLSGDPDFTAVLDQVRRKLLEAQSRQEVPFDRIVEELRPERSLSYQPLFQVMFAGLDELFEDTADEQPEWIHDVTQAGVGVSKFDLGLSLQRRSGRLQFTFEYSTALFEQSTVSTFGEHFQTLLAGVADQPRTPVAQLPLLGVSEREQILSERNATYDADMLRPTTLHDLFEEQVRSSPDRIALSFEDDQLTYGQLDARANQLARTLQQHGVGPETRVGVCLQRSLELVIGLLAILKAGGAYVPLDPSYPPDRIAYMAENAQLGIALVEPGQLEFLDDVRLIEVRDDHLTSTAPLDVDLSPDNLAYVIYTSGSTGRPKGAMLSHRGICNRLLWMQSEYELQAHDRVLQKTPFSFDVSVWEFFWPLITGARLHLARPDGHRDPAYLAELIERQGIGVLHFVPSMLEAFLRQRTVRERCTGLRDVVCSGEALPLDVQEQLQEALPGTRLHNLYGPTEASVDVSFWECAAGATTVPIGRPVANTQLYILDRAMAPVPDGVIGELFIGGVQLARGYLARPDLTAERFVANPFGPGRLYATGDLARFRADGAIEYAGRKDHQVKIRGYRIEIGEIEAVLTDHPAVRSAVIVLHEVTAADKRLAAYLTTVPGRPATEDELRSHLLERLPEYAVPTYFVALDELPLSANGKVDRKALPDLSEIIEQAQTGDTYVPPTTATEAVLTELWARLLKLDRVGIQSDFFGLGGHSLLVASMATEVQERWDIALMLPMVYQNRTVAQLAVAVDELVAGGEDDRPDASELFDLL is encoded by the coding sequence ATGAGTGAATCCCTTGCCCAGCGAGTCGGGAACCTCTCGACCGAGCAGCAGACCGCACTGCGGCAGCGGCTCGAACAACTGCACCGCCCGGCGCCCTTCCACGAGCTGTTCCGCGAGCGGGCCGAGCGGTACCCGGACCGGGTAGCGGTGGCGTACGGCGGCCACCAGCTGACGTACGGAGCACTGGACGAGTGGTCCAACCGGCTGGCGCACAACCTCCAGGCCCGTGGAGTCGGCCGGGAGAGTCTGGTCGGCCTCTGCATCTCGCGCTCGCTGGAGATGGTCATCGGCCTGCTGGCCATCCTCAAGGCCGGTGCCGCGTACGTCCCGCTCGATCCGGCATACCCACGCGAGCGGCTCGAGTACATGGTCACCGACAGCGCTACGTCGATCGTGCTCGCGCAGCGCGGCACGGTCGACGTCCTGCCTGTCAACGAGGCGACAGTGCTGACCATCGAGGAGCTGTGGGAGCAGCTCAGTCAGCTGCCCACCGAACCTCCGGCGCCAGACAGCAGCACGGACGACCTCGCGTACGTGATCTACACGTCGGGCTCGACCGGCCGGCCCAAGGGCGTCGCCGTGACCCACCGCGGGTTCCGTGCACTCACCCAATGGCAGCAGCGGAACTACGGCCTGGAAACACCCCAGCGCGTACTGCAGGGGACCTCGCTCAACTTCGACATCTCGGTCTGGGAACTCGCCATGGCCCTGCTGTCCGGTGGCACGCTCGTGCTGCCGCCGCCGGACCTGCCGATGATGGGCCCGGCGCTGGCCGAGCTGCTGCTCGAGGAGTACGTCGAGAACGTCAGCCTGACGCCGTCCGCGCTGTCGACGCTGCCCGAGGACTCGCTGCCGTCGGTGCGCTGTCTCACTGTCGGCGGCGAACCCTGCCCGCTCGACCTGGTCCGCGCCTGGGCGAACGGCCGCATATTCGTCAACGGCTACGGCCCGACCGAAACCACCGTCGGCGTCTGCCTGGCGCAGTACACCAGTGATCTGGCGCGGGTGCACATCGGCCGGCCGCTGACCGGGACCAAGCTGTACATCCTGGACGACAGCCACCAGCCGCTGCCCGAAGGCGTCGCGGGCGAGTTGTACGTCGGCGGTGCCGGGGTGGCTCGTGGGTACCTCGGCCGGCCGGATCTGACCGCCGACCGCTTCGTCGCGGACCCGTTCGGCGGCGACGGCGGCCGGCTGTACCGGACCGGTGACCTGGCCCGGATGCTCCCCGACGGCAACCTGGAGTTGCTCGGACGGGTCGACGACCAGGTCAAGATCCGCGGGTTCCGGGTCGAGCTCGGCGAGATCGAGGCCACGCTGGCGCTGCATCCGGAGGTACGCCAGGTCGCTGTTCTGCTGCACGAGCAGAAGCGGCTGATCGCGTACCTCAAGCCACGGGACACGCTCGACGTGGACGAGCTGCGGTCGTTCCTGAGCGACCGGCTGCCCGAGTACATGATCCCGGCCGGCTTCGTCGCCCTGGACAGCCTGCCGGTGACGACGAACGGCAAGATCGACCGGAAGGCACTGACCGCCGTACCCATCGACCCCGCGGCCGCCGGCCGGGACCACGTCGCGCCAAGAACGCCGGTCGAGCAGCACCTCGCCGAGATCTGGCAGTCGGTGCTGGGCCTCGACCAGCCGGTGGGAGTGCAGGACAGCTTCTTCGCGCTCGGCGGTGACTCGATCCTCAGCCTGCAGGTGGTGTTCCGCGCGAAGCAGCTCGGCCTGCACTTCACCGTCAAACAGTTCTTCCAGCACCCGACCATCGCCGAGCTCGCTCCCGTGGTGCAGGAGCGTGCCGCCACGACTCTCGACGCCGACCAGGGCATCGTCACCGGGCCGGTCGACCTCACTCCGATCCAGCGCTGGTTCCTGTCGCGGCAGCTCACCAACCGCAACCACTTCAACCAGTCGGTACTCATCGACGTACCCGCCGACGTCGACTGGCCTCGCGTACTGCGCCGCCTGCTCGAACAGCACGACGTACTGCGGACCCGCTTCCACCAGGACGGCGAAACCTGGCGGGCTGAGATCACCGGTGTACCCACTGAGCTGCCCTTCCAGGTGCACGAGCTGGACGAGCTCACGGACGTCGTGGGACAGGTGCAAGCCAGCCTGGACATTGCCGAGGCACCGCTCGTCCGGGCAGTGCTCTTCTCGGACTCGAAGCTGCTACTGGTCATCCATCACCTCGTGGTCGACGTCGTCTCCTGGCGCATCCTGCTCGAAGACCTGCGTACGCTGATCAGCAACGAGCCGCTGCCGCCGAAGACCACCTCCTGGCAGCACTGGGCCGCCCGCCTCACGCAGGACGTACCGGCTGACGAGCGCGACTACTGGGCGGAACAGACCCAACCGGTACGACCGCTACCCCTCGACGGACCCACCGACCGGAACACCGTCGACCGCAGCCGCGTCGTTGACACCGTTCTGACTGTCGCGGAGACCAATGCGCTGCTGCACGCCGTGCCGGCCCGGTTCAACACGCAGATCAACGACGTGCTGCTGACCGCAGTAGCGGCCGCGGTCGGCGCCTGGACTCAGGACGGCAACGTACGGATCGACCTGGAAGGACATGGTCGGGAGGAGCTCTTCGAAGAGGTCGATGTCACCCGGACTGTCGGCTGGTTCACCACGGTCTCACCTGTTCGACTGCCTGTTCCGACCGGTCTCGGCGACGGTCTCAAGCAGGTCAAGGAGTCGCTACGGCAACGCCCACGCAACGGCATCGGGTACGGGCTGCTTGCGGACGGCACTGAGCTACCTGCGGAGATCAGCTTCAACTACCTCGGCCAAGTCGACCAGTCCTTCGGTTCGGTCGGACCGGACGAGGACGGGCGCAACGAACGTCCGTACCTGATCGACATCGTCGGCCACCTCCACGCCGGCCGGCTGCGGTTGCGGTGGGTCTACAACCACGACGCGCACCGCCGGCAGACCATCCGGCGGGTGGCAGACCAGGCCCGCGACGTGCTGCGGCAGCTCGGCGAGGAGGCGGCCCGGCCGGAGGTCAACGGCTACTCCCCCGCCGATCTCCCGTTGAGTGGGATGAACCAGGACGCCCTGGACACCCTGATCGGCGAGTTGCAGGAACACCCTGCGTGGACCTCGGCACCACGTCCGCTCGAGGACTGCTACCCGCAGACGCCCATTCAGCAAGGACTCTGGTTCCACAGCCGGTACGCGCAGGGTGAAGGCATCTACCACGTCCAGCTGATCGTACGGATCGACCACGACCTGGAGGTCGCCACCTTCCAGCAGGCATGGGCGTACGTGATGCGCCGCCACCCGATTCTGCGCACCAGCTTCCGCGAGACCGATCAGCTCGTCTGGAACACCCTCGACGTACCGCTGCGGACGCAGGACTGGCGTTCCGGCAACGCCGACGAGCTCCTCCAGCAGTACCTCGGTCATGATCGCGAGCGTGGTTTCGTACCGCCGGACGCGCCGCAGTGGCGGATGCTGCTCGCCCGCACCGCGGACAGCTCCTACCAGCTGGTGTTCAGCGCCCACCACGCGATCCTGGACGGCTGGAGCATCGGCCTGGTCCTGAACGATGCCGCTGAGTACTACGACGCGCTCGCCGCCGGTAGTCACCTCACCAACTTGCCCGTGCTGCCGTACCGCGAGTACGTCGCCTGGCTGGAGCAGCAGGACCTGCACCAGGCCGAGAGCTACTGGCGCGAGACCCTCCAAGGACTCGAACCGCCCACTCCGCTCGGCTCGCGGATCACTGACGGTCCAGACCAGCTGGCTCCGCAGCTCCGGACCGACTTCTTCCTCACCGAGAGCGAAAGCACCCGCCTCCGGGACTTCGCGCAAGCGCATGGACTGACGCTCAACGTCGTCCTGCAAGGCGCCTGGGCACTACTGCTCAGCCGGTACGCGCGAACGGACGACGTGGTCTTCGGAACGGTCAGTGCGGGCCGGCCGGGTGACCTGGATGGTGTCGACCGGATGGCCGGTCTCTTCATCAACACATTGCCGCTGCGCGTCCAGGTGCCTCCGGGTACGTCCGTAGTCGAGTGGCTCGGCCAACTGCAGGAGCAGACCGTACAGCTCCGCCAGTACGACTACAGCCCGCTCGGGCAAGTGCAGCAGTGGAGCGAGCTCCCACCGGGTACGCCACTGTTCGACACACTGTTCGTCTTCGAGAACTACCCGGAGGACACCCGGCGTACGGGCGGACTGCGGCTCGAGGCGACCAGCTCGCGGGAGCAGACGCACTACCCGTTGAACGTCGTGATCACAGCGGACGCGCGGATCGGTGTGAACGTCTTCTTCGACCCGCAGCGGTTCGACGACCCCTCGATCGAGTCACTCTTCGAGCACCTGCGCCACATCTGCCTTGACCTGGCGGCCACACCGGACAAGCCGCTCGGCCAGGTCGCGATGGTCACTGACCACGAGCGCAGCCTCGCTGTGGAGGTGTGGAGCAGCGAGAGCACCTCCGAGGACGGACCGACGTATCTGCACGAGCTGTTCCGCGAGCAGGTCCGGGTGACTCCGGACTCGGTCGCCGTCGTGTACCACGACGAGCAGCTGAGCTACGTCGAGCTGAACAGCCGTGCCAACCAGCTGGCGCACTGGCTGCGCGACCACGGCGTCGGACCGGAAACCCTGGTCGGCCTCTGCCTTGAACGCTCGCTGGAGAGCGTGATCGGCCTGCTGGCGGTCCTCAAGGCCGGTGGAGCGTACGTCCCGATCGACCCGCGCTACCCACTGGAACGGATGTCGTACGTAGTGCGCGACGCCGGCCTGGTTCTGCTCCTGACCCAGTCACATCTGCTGCCAAAGGTACCCGCGGCCGACCTGCCGACGCTCTGTCTGGACACCGACTGGGCGTCAGTGGCGTCGGACCGGACCGAGTCACCGGTGAGCGGGCTGACCCCCGAGAACCTCGCCTACCTCATCTACACCTCCGGCTCGACCGGGAAGCCGAAGGGCGTCATGGTCGCCCACGAGTGCCTCCAGCACGTCGCGCCGTGGATCGACCGGAACGCCTGCTTCAGCCGGCGCCAGAACGTCCTGCAGGTGGCGTCGCTCAGCTTCGACTTCTCGGTCTGGGAGATCCTGCTGCCGCTGATGACCGGCGGCACCCTGGTGATCCCGCCCGAGGGCCTGCGGATGATCGGCGACGACCTGCACGGCGTCCTGACCGAGCGTGCCATCGAGAGTCTGAACTTCACCCCGGGCGCGCTGGCCACGCTCCCGACCGAGCCGCCGCTGCCGCACCTGCGCACGCTGGTCGTCGGCGGCGAGGCGTACCCCGCGGACCTGATCCGGACCTGGGCGCCCGGCCGTGACTTCTTCAACGTGTACGGACCGACCGAGACGACGATCTTCGCCACCGGCACGCACACCGACGAGAACCTCGACGTCATCCACATCGGCCGGCCGATCACCAACGCGCGCGTCTATGTCCTCGACTCCACCCTCCAGCCGGTCCCGCCGGGCGTACCCGGGGAGCTGTACATCGGCGGCGCCGGTCTGACCCGGGGCTACCTGAACCGGGCCGGACTGACGGCCGAGACGTTCGTCGCGGACCCGTTCGGCCCGGAGCCCGGCGGGCGGCTGTACAAGAGCGGTGACCTGGTTCGGTACCTGCCGGACGGGAATGTGGAGTTCGTCGGGCGCACGGACAACCAGGTGAAGATTCGCGGGTTCCGGATGGAGCTCGGCGAGATCGATGCGGTCCTCGACCAGCACCCGCTCGTACACAGCTGCGTCACGCTCGCCCAACCGGATGGCTCCAGCCGGCGGTTGGTGGCGTACGTCGCCGCGCACGAGCAACCGGCTGACCTGACCGACCTGCTCAAGGCGCACCTGCGGGAGCAACTGCCCGCGTACATGGTCCCGTCGACCTTCGTACTGCTTGATCGGCTGCCGCTGAACAGCAACGGCAAGGTGAACCGCAAGGAACTCCCGCTGCCCGGCGACAACCCAGCTTCCCGTACCGGCGCCACTCCCCCGCGCAGCGCGACCGAGGCCCAGCTAGCGGGCATCTGGGCGGAGGTGCTCGAGCAGGGGTCGCTGGGTGTCTTCGATGACTTCTTCAGCCTCGGCGGGCACTCCCTGCTGGCTACCAAGGTGGTTGCCCGGGTGCAGCAGACATTCGCGGTCCAGCTGCCGGTCCGGGTGATCTTCGAGCAGCCGACGATCGCGCAGGTCGCGGCCGAGGTCGACCAGCTCGTGCGGCTCGACCAGGCCGGTGGGGCTGTCCCGCTGGTCCCGGTACCGCGCGACGGGCGGATTCCGGCGACGTTCGATCAGCGCCGGGTCTGGTACTTGGAGCGGCTGCACCCCGACAGTCCGCTGTACACCGTTGGCTGGCTGCTGCACCGCACCAGTGCGGTCGACCCGGACCGGCTGCGACGTGCGCTAGGTGAGCTGATCCAGCGGCACGAGACACTACGCACTACCTTCGAGGAGGCCGACGGTCGGTTGTGGCAAACCATCGCCGACACCGGCCCGGTCGTCCTCTCGGTGGCCGATCTACCTAGGTACGACGAGCAGTCGGTGCAGGCGCTCACCCACGAGCTGTGGACCGAACCGTTCGATCTGAGCACCGGACCGCTGTTCCGGGTGCTGCTCATCCAGCTCCCCGGTGACGAGGCCGTACTGGCCTTCAGCGCGCATCATGCGATCGTCGACGGCTACTCGGTCGGGACCCTGAACGCCGAGCTGTTCGCGCTGTACAACTCGGAGACGCTCGATCCGCTGCCGATCCAGTACGCCGACTACGCCGTCTGGCAGGAGCAGTGCCTGCAGGAGGAGCGCGTACGGCCGCATCTGGAGTACTGGAAGGAGCAGTTGGCGGATGCGCCGGCGCTGATCTCGCTGCCGACCGATCACCCACGACCTGCCGTCCAGACCTACGAGGGCGCCAACCTGACCTGTCTGCTGTCGGCTGAGCTGACTGACCGGCTGGACGCGCTCAGTCGGGACACGCGGACGACGCACTTCGTGACGATCCTTGGCGCGTTCGCGGTCCTGCTGTCGCGTTACAGCGGTCAGGACCAGGTGGTGATCGGCATCCCGATCGCCAACCGCGGCCGGGTCGAAACCGAGCCGCTGATCGGATTCCTGGTCAACACGGTCGCGCTCCGCGTCGATCTCAGTGGCGATCCGGACTTCACCGCGGTACTCGACCAGGTCCGCCGGAAGCTGCTGGAAGCGCAGAGCCGGCAGGAGGTGCCGTTCGACCGGATCGTCGAGGAGCTGCGGCCGGAGCGCAGTTTGAGCTACCAGCCGCTGTTCCAGGTGATGTTCGCCGGGCTGGACGAGCTGTTCGAGGACACCGCGGACGAGCAGCCGGAGTGGATTCACGACGTGACCCAGGCCGGCGTCGGGGTGTCGAAGTTCGACCTGGGACTCAGTCTGCAACGCCGAAGCGGCCGCCTGCAGTTCACCTTCGAGTACAGCACCGCGCTGTTCGAGCAGAGCACGGTTTCGACGTTTGGCGAGCACTTCCAGACGCTGCTGGCCGGCGTCGCGGACCAGCCACGCACTCCGGTCGCGCAGCTCCCACTGCTCGGCGTCAGCGAGCGCGAGCAGATCCTGTCCGAGCGAAACGCGACCTACGACGCCGACATGCTGCGGCCGACCACACTGCATGACCTGTTCGAGGAGCAGGTACGCAGTAGTCCTGACCGGATCGCGCTGTCGTTCGAGGACGATCAGCTGACGTACGGCCAACTGGATGCCCGTGCCAACCAACTGGCACGCACGCTGCAACAGCACGGCGTCGGTCCGGAGACTCGGGTCGGTGTCTGTCTGCAGCGGTCGCTGGAGCTGGTCATCGGACTGCTGGCGATCCTCAAAGCAGGTGGTGCGTACGTACCACTCGACCCGTCCTATCCGCCGGACCGGATCGCGTACATGGCCGAGAACGCACAGCTGGGCATCGCACTCGTCGAGCCTGGTCAGTTGGAGTTCCTCGACGACGTACGGCTGATCGAGGTCCGCGACGATCACCTGACCAGTACGGCTCCGCTCGACGTGGACCTCAGCCCGGACAACCTGGCGTACGTCATCTACACGTCAGGTTCCACCGGACGGCCGAAGGGTGCGATGTTGTCGCACCGCGGCATCTGCAACCGGCTGCTCTGGATGCAGAGTGAGTACGAGCTGCAGGCGCACGACCGGGTCCTGCAGAAGACACCGTTCAGCTTCGACGTGTCGGTGTGGGAGTTCTTCTGGCCGCTCATCACTGGCGCGCGACTGCATCTCGCCCGTCCCGACGGTCATCGCGACCCGGCGTACCTCGCGGAGCTGATCGAACGACAGGGCATCGGCGTACTGCACTTCGTACCGTCCATGCTGGAGGCGTTCCTCCGGCAGCGAACGGTTCGCGAACGCTGTACGGGCCTCCGGGATGTGGTGTGCAGTGGCGAGGCGCTGCCGCTCGACGTGCAGGAGCAGTTGCAGGAGGCGCTGCCGGGCACGCGGCTGCACAACCTGTACGGCCCGACCGAGGCGTCGGTCGATGTGAGCTTCTGGGAGTGCGCTGCCGGTGCGACCACGGTTCCGATCGGCCGGCCGGTGGCGAACACCCAGCTGTACATCCTGGATCGGGCGATGGCGCCGGTGCCCGACGGTGTGATCGGCGAGTTGTTCATCGGCGGAGTGCAACTGGCTCGCGGGTACTTGGCTCGTCCCGATCTGACCGCCGAGCGATTCGTCGCGAACCCGTTCGGTCCGGGCCGCTTGTACGCGACCGGTGACCTGGCCCGGTTCCGGGCGGACGGCGCGATCGAGTACGCCGGCCGGAAGGATCATCAGGTCAAGATCCGTGGCTACCGGATCGAGATCGGCGAGATCGAGGCGGTGCTGACCGACCATCCGGCGGTCCGGTCGGCGGTGATCGTGCTGCACGAGGTCACGGCCGCTGACAAACGGCTGGCCGCGTACCTCACCACGGTGCCGGGCCGACCAGCGACCGAGGACGAGCTGCGGTCGCATCTGTTGGAGCGGTTGCCGGAGTACGCCGTGCCGACGTACTTCGTGGCACTGGACGAACTGCCGTTGTCGGCCAACGGCAAGGTCGACCGCAAGGCGTTGCCGGACCTGTCCGAGATCATCGAACAGGCCCAGACGGGCGACACCTACGTACCGCCGACAACCGCGACCGAGGCGGTGCTGACCGAGCTCTGGGCGCGGCTGCTGAAGCTGGATCGGGTCGGAATCCAGAGCGACTTCTTCGGGCTCGGCGGCCATTCGTTGCTGGTGGCATCGATGGCGACCGAGGTCCAGGAACGCTGGGACATCGCACTGATGCTGCCGATGGTCTACCAGAACCGGACCGTCGCCCAGCTCGCCGTCGCCGTCGACGAGCTGGTCGCCGGCGGCGAGGACGACCGCCCGGACGCTTCCGAACTGTTCGATCTGTTGTGA